In the genome of Syngnathoides biaculeatus isolate LvHL_M chromosome 14, ASM1980259v1, whole genome shotgun sequence, one region contains:
- the snx4 gene encoding sorting nexin-4 produces MRKWATSGSSPAQLTPGSLQSPQPGVRQWKMMADSGSHRDQAAVIDNNDNTEAENNIINSMVEKGTSLLKKLDINVAEAEKRTGKNTVNMQETYTVYLVETRPSETAVNVSPATTPDTLWRRYSEFELLRTYLLVTYPYIIIPPLPEKRAEFVWHKLSADNLDPDFVERRRVGLENFLLRVMSHPVLCEDKIVFLFLTEEKGWRDAVLETGFQDKADSRLKSLSAMFRVKNPDKRFTALKQYSDELNAAISQLLRVRARVADRLYGVYKVHGNYGRVFSEWSAIEKEMGDGLQSAGHHMDTYAASIDDILEEEEHYADQLKEYLFYTEAVRSVCRKHELIQYELEVAAQDLAYKKQQREELATGMVRVFSLKGMTSKLFGQESQEQRESRLVALEQSIQEGEQALKEKNAECQEFMQTAWEDIERFKEQKDKDLREALISYAIMQISLCKKGIQVWSNAKECFNKM; encoded by the exons ATGCGCAAATGGGCCACGTCGGGCTCGTCGCCAGCTCAGCTGACGCCAGGCAGCCTGCAAAGCCCGCAGCCAGGAGTGCGGCAGTGGAAGATGATGGCAGACTCTGGAAGTCACCGAGATCAGGCGGCGGTCATCGACAACAACGACAACACGGAGGCGGAGAACAACATCATCAACTCG ATGGTGGAAAAGGGGACGTCGCTGTTGAAGAAGCTGGACATCAACGTGGCGGAGGCTGAGAAGAGAACGGGCAAGAACACGGTCAACATGCAGGAAACCTACACCGTCTACCTCGTAGAGACACG ACCATCCGAAACAGCCGTGAACGTCTCTCCAGCCACCACACCCGACACCTTGTGGCGACGCTACAGCGAGTTCGAGCTCCTCAGAACGTACCTGCTGGTCACGTACCCGTACATCATCATCCCACCTCTGCCAGAGAAAAGG GCGGAGTTTGTGTGGCACAAGCTGTCAGCCGATAACCTCGACCCGGACTTTGTCGAGCGGCGCAGGGTGGGCCTGGAAAACTTCTTGCTGCGGGTGATGTCGCATCCCGTTCTCTGTGAAGACAAGATAGTTTTCCTTTTCCTCACCGAG GAGAAAGGATGGAGGGATGCAGTTTTGGAGACCGGTTTCCAAGACAAG GCTGATTCCAGACTGAAGTCCCTGAGTGCCATGTTTAGAGTCAAGAACCCTGACAA GCGCTTCACGGCGCTGAAACAGTACAGCGACGAACTGAACGCTGCCATCTCTCAACTTCTCAGGGTCAGAGCG AGAGTAGCTGACAGGCTGTACGGCGTCTACAAAGTCCACGGCAACTACGGTCGCGTCTTCAG CGAATGGAGCGCTATCGAGAAAGAGATGGGAGATGGACTACAGAGCGCCGGTCACCACATGGACAC GTACGCGGCATCAATAGACGACATCTTGGAGGAAGAAGAGCACTACGCCGACCAACTGAAGGAATATCTCTTCTACACCGAGGCTGTGCG GTCAGTGTGTCGGAAACACGAGCTGATCCAGTACGAGTTGGAAGTCGCAGCTCAGGACCTGGCCTACAAGAAGCAGCAGCGAGAGGAACTGGCCACTGGG ATGGTGCGTGTGTTCTCCCTGAAGGGGATGACCAGCAAACTGTTCGGCCAGGAGAGCCAGGAGCAGAGGGAGAGCAGGCTGGTGGCCTTGGAGCAGAGCATCCAGGAGGGAGAGCAGGCGCTCAAGGAGAAGAACGCAGAATGCCA AGAGTTTATGCAAACGGCCTGGGAGGACATCGAGCGTTTCAAGGAACAGAAGGACAAAGATCTGCGCGAGGCGCTCATAAGCTACGCCATCATGCAAATTAGCTTGTGTAAGAAG GGAATCCAGGTGTGGTCCAATGCCAAGGAGTGTTTCAACAAAATGTGA